The Chitinimonas arctica region TGGTTGCCGATATCGTGCGCAATCTGCTGGACGGCGGCAAGTGGGCCTTGCCCACCGTGGCGGGCGAAGCCTGGCTGGAGCGCGGGCCGCTGTTCTATTGGGTCGCGGCAGGCTGCGCCTGGCTGGGCGACACCGTGGGGCTACCGCTGCACGAAGGCGCCCGCTTGGCCACCGGCCTGTTCATGGCGCTGGCGCTGTGGGGTACCGGACTGTCCGCGCGTGAACTGATCGGCCGGCGGCATGGCCGCAGCGCGGTGCTGATCCTGATCGGCAGCGCCGGCCTGCTGCTGCCCGGCCATTCCTTGAATGGCGATGTGGCGGTGTTGGCGGCCTGGTGCTGGGGCATCTACGCGCTCGCCCTGGCGCCGCGCCGGCCCATGCAGGCCGCGCCGCTGCTGGGCGCCACCATGGCGGTTTGCGGGCTGGCCGGCAGCCTGGCCGAACCGCTGCTGCTGCTGGCGCTTGCCTTGGCCCTGACCCTGTTCCCGGCCTGGCGCTTTCGCCGCTACAGCCTGGTGCTGCTGATCGCACTCAGTATCGCGCTGCCGCTGATCACCGCCTGGCCGCTGGCCTTGCAGCAAGCCTCCGACAGCGCCTTCGGCATCTGGTGGGATAACTACTCCCTGGGATTCTTTGGCGGTTTTGCCTTGCTGCAAGCACTGCACCCATTCGGCTTCTATCTGCAACTCTTGCCCTGGTTCGCCTGGCCCGGCTGGTTCCTCGCCGCCGCCACCGTGTGGATGCAGGGCGACCGGCTGATGCAGCCCCGTTTCCAACTACCCCTGCTGGCGGGCGGACTCGCCTTGCTCTGCCTGGTGCTCTCCAATAGCGGGCGGGCCGGCTATGCCCTGCTACTGTTACCGCCGCTGGCACTGATCGGCGCGGTCGGTCTGGATGTCTTGCGCCGCGGGGTCGCGTCCTTCCTCAACTGGTTCGGCGTGATGACCTTCGGCCTATTGGCCATCTTTCTCTGGATAGCCTGGCTGGCGATACAATTTGGCGTACCGCAGCGCTTCA contains the following coding sequences:
- a CDS encoding ArnT family glycosyltransferase, with product MLPFFMPTPRVADTSIDPPARLRHSPETRLAMLTYTPPHEQDLPPATEKPWLLLLLCLVWLLPGLLGREPLKPDETLVADIVRNLLDGGKWALPTVAGEAWLERGPLFYWVAAGCAWLGDTVGLPLHEGARLATGLFMALALWGTGLSARELIGRRHGRSAVLILIGSAGLLLPGHSLNGDVAVLAAWCWGIYALALAPRRPMQAAPLLGATMAVCGLAGSLAEPLLLLALALALTLFPAWRFRRYSLVLLIALSIALPLITAWPLALQQASDSAFGIWWDNYSLGFFGGFALLQALHPFGFYLQLLPWFAWPGWFLAAATVWMQGDRLMQPRFQLPLLAGGLALLCLVLSNSGRAGYALLLLPPLALIGAVGLDVLRRGVASFLNWFGVMTFGLLAIFLWIAWLAIQFGVPQRFSDRILSLAPSFTPHFGLGTALLITILTVAWVWAVSRRRTVGRQAVTNWAAGTTLCWGLAVAVAGNWVDARTSYRDFATAIAPQLPRQGCVASENLQPSQRAVLHYYLGLTTQRRELVTEPGCDWLLRQAGSEALSAPGGWREVWQGARPGDRNERYYLYRREATE